Sequence from the Primulina huaijiensis isolate GDHJ02 chromosome 16, ASM1229523v2, whole genome shotgun sequence genome:
ttttaaaactatttcattctgtaatttttttttctagaatCCACTAGTTTATATAACTTACGTGTCTCCTTTTGCAAcgatttttatttgatattatcGAGTGGACTATATAATGCTAATATTCACAAACAATATCATGTGCAAATCTATATTAATCATAATTGAGGCCATATGGTGAGAAAATTATGTTGTAACATGAcattaatttaaagaaattttttttgtatttgttaAATCTAAATTATCCTAAAGATTATAATGATATTCCATTATTTTTGTTACTTTATATCGTCAAATGTGCGGCTAATTTTNNNNNNNNNNNNNNNNNNNNNNNNNNNNNNNNNNNNNNNNNNNNNNNNNNNNNNNNNNNNNNNNNNNNNNNNNNNNNNNNNNNNNNNNNNNNNNNNNNNNNNNNNNNNNNNNNNNNNNNNNNNNNNNNNNNNNNNNNNNNNNNNNNNNNNNNNNNNNNNNNNNNNNNNNNNNNNNNNNNNNNNNNNNNNNNNNNNNNNNNNNNNNNNNNNNNNNNNNNNNNNNNNNNNNNNNNNNNNNNNNNNNNNNNNNNNNNNNNNNNNNNNNNNNNNNNNNNNNNNNNNNNNNNNNNNNNNNNNNNNNNNNNNNNNNNNNNNNNNNNNNNNNNNNNNNNNNNNNNNNNNNNNNNNNNNNNNNNNNNNNNNNNNNNNNNNNNNNNNNNNNNNNNNNNNNNNNNNATATATAAAtgttatatattacataaattaaatatcttcAATCGATTTCGCAATAAATTTGGCTTGAGACAGATGGTATGCATCGTGCTTGTTAATTTGGACAAAAATCACTTTCTTGAACATTTAtaatttgatgatattgatgcCCAAATCCCAATCCTCCAAGATTTTCATTGAAAAATAATAGAATAACTAGCTAGCTAGGCTGGCAAGAAATGATCTCACTGTCTCTCTACTTTATGTCAttatcttcaataattatttatcaCTTTGCATGTTCGAATCCTGAAGACTAATCACAAGATAATAATCTGCATAGGTTTTCTAGATAAATAATTGGTACAGATAATAGCTgagatttataattttaaaaaattaattcgtggatctgtttaaaatttgattcaAGATGCTTGGTGTGAATCGAATTCAAATAACAAATAAGAttgcaaataataaaaattataaataaaatattaaaaaaaactattgcaTGCTTGATTGAGATTCAAAAAAATCTGAGTCTATCAAGCTAATTTAAGTTGTGTTTACGTTATTCAAAAATTGTTCGAAGTTAAAGATGTACATAAATTTTACAAGTTGAACTTGAAGTTACTCTATCTTGTGCAGaaaacatgaacataatatttgtaaaaaaaaaaaaaaaaaaaaaaaaaattattcgcGAGCTGAGAATGTCATTGGGAAAATTATATCTTTTTATCTTGCAAAttgtacatttttattttatttttttattattttatcgatCAATTCATGGTATTAATTCATTAACttgcaaatttttttcaattttagtttattttcaCCGGAGTGCTGACGTGACATCAAACACGTTAGCAATTTTCGTTGTCAATTTTCGGTGACACATATCATCATTTTTCGGCTCCACGTGAGCAATTTGATAGAAAATTGAATTAAGTGTAAATCAATAGACTGAGACCGTAAATTATATGATAACATGACAAAAAAACGAAAAACAAGCGTGTTACTtaccaaaatttatattttccctCACATTTTTCTTCTCGGCATCAACTACAaatttgtaatatatttttcctttttcttgttcaactgattaACAAAACGTGAATATATTCCTTATATTGTAGATACTACGTACGTATATTTGGCCAACATATGAGATTACATaacaattattataaatattataacgTTTAGTTTAATGATAAAtacttaataaatttaattaatatgtgaCTGATCGGAATCTAACACTAGTCACGAATATACTCGTTGAGTGTCTGTATGTCAAATATTTGCTATAAAAGTCTAcgtatgaataaaattttaaagtacatatataattttgatatttatttaatacGCATACAAAGAAGTATATACTCCGCCACCTCCAATCTATTACTACAatctccaccaccacctccGGTCTATAGATACAAATCCCTGCCACCGCGGCACCGCCACGGGTTTATAACTTCTACTTGAAAATTTTCCTAAATAACCTTTGTTCTTGGAGTATTTTCAgcatattttcatattaattatattttgattattgttaATAATGTAAAGTATGATTGACTGAAGTGAAAGCAATTAGTAGGTATTATTTTATATCGAGGGGGAAAatgtcatgtttttttttaatgactgAGAgagcaaaaatattttcaatattcttTATCATAGGCTACGAAATCCTCCTTGCAGAAAAGTAAATTTAACCTcccaacaatttttttaaaaaaattatgatttttctcaagctaaaaatacatgcataatgaggtatttttttaacaaaatattttgagcGAGGCAATTTTCAGATTCTCCGTATTCCCTATTGCGGGCTCCAGTTTATGAATAGATCTCtcgtgagacgatttcacgaatctttatctgtgagaagggttaaccctaccgatattcacaataaaaagtaatactttttcatagatgactcaaataagatatctgtctcacaaaatacaatccgtgaaaccgtctcacacaagtttttgctccagtttataaaactttttatATCGTAGATTTCTAGATGTTCATATACACAAGACTTGCATATTTGTTAACagataaaaattactttttcaacaataacaaattgaatattgattatatttGGTCTCTTCGAACAAGAAATCCGAAGCCCAAATAAAAGAATACTAtccattaaataaaaataaaaatctcaaatatcttctttaattttataaaaatctaaaatttatcAATTGACACTTTTATTCTGAAAAGAGGAAACATGAAACAAAATATATTACGACCAAACCAATTACCATTTTGACGCATTAATCGTTTTTACGATCAGACTCATGGTTTTTATGCCTATGAGCCTATCCATGTACAAGCATGGATCCTCAGCTAACGAAGTTGCACATCATCTAGCTCGGGGGGTCATCAAATTCGAGTCCCGTTTAGAGTGGTTTAATTGTGTGTTACCACCATCTTGGTTATCAACTATTGTATATCGTGACTTTTTACAGGGGTTTTAATGGATGGTTTTTATCTCGAACGAAAAAAAGTATACAACCTCGTGTCAATAGTGTGCCAATACATACACCAACAAAACGATTCCTATAACTGAGTTATATAGGTCCATATCAATCAGGAGTCGAGCCAAGTAAGACCAAATAAGTTGGAAAGACTCTCAGTGCCCATCACCACTTACTATAGAAAGAAGCATGCCGAGATTGTGTGATTTATACTCTTAACAGCCATTAGGTACATCTCGAGTATCCTGGAAATATGTGTATTTTAATGTGTGGCTTCAATAAATAACGACGGTGAAAGTTGTTTGCAAGAAAAAGGTGAATTTCTCTACCTCCACTTCTTGTAGGAGTTGCTCAAGTTCAACTCGAATACTGCTGAACGAGGGTCGATCAGTAGCAAGAGCTTGCCAGCATCTCTGCATTAGGTCTAACAGCTTGGGATGAGCATCTTTGGGGAGTTCAGGTCGAAGTCCCTAGAATTTGGACAAAAGTAGTTAACATCTCAGCCTAGACATTCATGCGCATAATTGATATTCCAACTTTGTTCCCTTCAAACTTAGACAAGCAGATGTGTACAGGTCAATCCAATCAAGCATCACGTTACGTTTATTACTcagtttttatttcaaaatactGTTCTTTTCTTTGAGCACTAGGGCTATACCTTGTTAATTCAAAACGTCATTATATCAAACATCAATATTAGAAAGCATGGAACATAGAGCAATTGTCAGCGCAATAAGTATGTAATCGTGTTACTTATCAGCTCATCATACAAGCGAGaaaaactgaaggagcatttTTAAAACAAGAGTTCTATAAAATAAAGGATCTCTTTAAGTGCAAGTGTGGATGTTGAATCACTAATAAAAAAACTAGTGCGTATTATGCTTAAGAGATTACCGAGTTTTAGATATTATTACAATGACATTGCATTGGTAATACTAATACTCTAACCTGgcaaatgatatttttgttctattttgaaTTAGACTTTTAAATTTCGAGTTATATCATCTGGACACTCATGTCTGTTCACAGTGGACACATGCAACTCCACATGTGCTTGCAGGAAATTAATCAGCTCAATCTCTTTATCTTCTCCATAAACAGTAGAAATTACTTGATGCAGAAACTAATTTATAAAGTATATGATTCATCGACTGCTGTGTGTGTCTGGTGGTTTGGTTCTCTTAGTGCAAGATGCAATCTAATATAGGGATTAACTGTATCCCAGAAGGCCCACTCGCTCCCAATAGCATATCAGATTTGGTAGGGGCGAAATAAGCCTTCAGAAATTGGCAAAACCAACATGTCTTGTAGCCATTTCTGGAATTTCGGCCATCTTTCATCTATAAACTAACAAACTTAACATGTCACAAAAAGTGCACAAACGACAAACCTGTCTCACTCCCAGGGCAGCTTGTACAGGGGTCATGGTATCATAAGGAACCTGAAAGGTAAAAAAACGTAGAAATCATCATGTCTACATGGTTCTGACATTACTTGGTTGCAAGCACTAACTAATACTTGTAAAGATTAGGAACTTCAGAACCACCTTGGCTGTCATAATCTCCCATAGAACAATACCAAAACTGAACACATCTGCCTTTTGGTCATAAGGTAGATGATTTATCACCTGTAAATTAGACGATGAGTGAAAACCACGAGTTAGATAGCGCATGGGATGGGATATTCAGAATCAAGAATTTTTGGCTATTGATACATTTTACAACCCAAGTCACTCCAAACTAACAGAACAAAGATTTAAATGCTGGACTCTGAAATTTGGATCCCTCTTTTTCTATGAAAAATTTACTTGTCACAATATAAGAAAATCTAAAAACATCACCTCAGGTGCCATCCATCTATATGTTCCAGTCTCTGCCGTCATCACCCCACCATTGTTCTGGAACCGTGCAATTCCAAAATCTGCTACCTTAACAACCTTGAAACAAATTATCGAACTGATCAATACACGTATGCACCAATAAGTTATAAAAGATGCAAAACAAGCTCAAGCAACTGATAAAGAATCTCGTGAATAAGAAATCCGACACCATAGCCAACAATATGGAGGCAAGAGGTAGCATCATACAATATTAAGAATAAGTATGTAATCCAGCTAGAAATTCAAGCAAGAAACTTACATTGTGAGTATCCATAAGCAAATTTGCTGTCTTCAAGTCCCTGTGTATGACATTCTTTTGGTGAAGGTACTCCATCCCTTTGCAGATGTCAATTGCAAACTTCAGCAGTTGTGGGAGTTTCAAGACAAGATGATTCTTATGCAAATATTCATACAGGCTCCCACCAGGCATGTACTCTAAACACAAAATCAGTAGCGACATGAATAAATTAGTAAACTTTAGACATAGTTACAATCAAAACACTGAAGAAGAAACAACTATGGGACTTTCAGATAATTTAAAGTTTTCTcctattatataaatattttactttaGGTTGAGAATGGAAAAACACAGAATTAGTTTGACAGTTCAAAACAACAATAGCCATACTCCTATAGCTAAGTTGCATGCATGATACTTATAATATGTTGCAAATCAAAAGTAGCCAAGTCACACCAAGCATTGCACATTACAAAAGTTGAAAGACAATTACTCTCATAGTAAGCACAATACCTGTTACTATGCATACATGTGGCAGCTTTGTGCAAGCGCCTATGAACTGTACGACATTTTCATGTTGTACCTGTCTGCATTGAACAAAGgaaatattagaaaattcaaTGAACCGAGTTGGAATTGGTGGTGACAAGATCAAACTTTTTTGAAtgccaaatttaaaaaatttcgagacaaataaaaaaaaacacgagGTGAATCGGGAAAAAACGTATGACCATCTATTTTAGAAAGCTGTAATGATAGTTACCTTAAAATAGCAATTTCCTGTTTAAACTCTACTTCCAGAGAATTATTCAAATGCTCAGATCTAAGGACCTTGACAGCAACATTCTGGCCAGAATATATTCCGCGATACCTGGTAAAAAACACTCAAAATGTTAACAATGGTAACACAGGACAGAGTAAACCAACAAACTAATCATCAAACTATAAACTAACAAATCTCCACAAGATCCAGCAGCAATTTTATCCCCTATCTTCAATAATCTCCAATCTATTTCCCAATCTTCATATTTTGCTTGCATGGCATTAGCTTTCTCCAGTAACATTGGCCGTGACTGCAAAGAA
This genomic interval carries:
- the LOC140961475 gene encoding serine/threonine-protein kinase STY17-like — encoded protein: MDFVEEVGESSSPPRTYGIVGGSCGGGHDVIRNDVFTRLIENGNEEVVGNPHFREQLEAHFNRLPQSYMLDVNIDRVEDVLLHQKLLSRAKDPANRPVFHIRCLEDICTRTDGIDDEHVSSFPPASNRRGTVDDKEAKSSSRRNFVGGLEACSKLEGLNLDIKKNSNDKDKETPAEYSPRRQEALHTPIHEVIFCTIDKPKLLSQLSALLSDIGLNIREAHVFSTMDGYSLDVFVVDGWLVEDTEGLYEAMTQAIARSEGSWSGSLQSRPMLLEKANAMQAKYEDWEIDWRLLKIGDKIAAGSCGDLYRGIYSGQNVAVKVLRSEHLNNSLEVEFKQEIAILRQVQHENVVQFIGACTKLPHVCIVTEYMPGGSLYEYLHKNHLVLKLPQLLKFAIDICKGMEYLHQKNVIHRDLKTANLLMDTHNVVKVADFGIARFQNNGGVMTAETGTYRWMAPEVINHLPYDQKADVFSFGIVLWEIMTAKVPYDTMTPVQAALGVRQGLRPELPKDAHPKLLDLMQRCWQALATDRPSFSSIRVELEQLLQEVEDTRDVPNGC